The genomic region AAACTTCAATTCCAGCGGCCTTCGCAATCAAAGCCGGCGTCTGCTCGGCAGTAGTTACCTTTAGACGCTTATTTCCATCAACAATTGTTATTGGACGAGCGCGGAAAATATTAATATTGTACTTCTCCGCCACCATCTCCGAATCAAGACTCGGCTCGACTACGTCTTGGCGTTCGTCAATAGAAAACTTAGCCAATTTCAAAGCCTCGCGAATCGTCCTCGCTTTTGTAACAATCGTCTTTTCTGCGCCTCTGTCGTAAATCGTTACCAACTTTTCGCCAGCCTTAGCCGCTGGCTTAGTAGCGTCAGCTAACGCTTGATTAACAAAAAATAGACCGCCAACCAGCATCAATATCGCGCCAGAAACGAACGTAATTTTCTTAGAGTAATGTTTTGCTTGTAATCTTATACCCATAAGTTCACACCCACAACGCAGGTATTCTTATTATATCAAATTTTCTCCAAGCGCGCGAACTCGACGTTCAATTTCTTAATATTTCCATTGTCAAACTGGACCGTAACACTCAGCCCTTCGCTGTCAATAATTTCCCCCGAACCAAAACTCGGGCTGCAAACTCGATCACCAACCTCCAAACCAATATCTTCCGAATAAAAATCAGGTTCTATAATCGGCTGAGCTGGCCTATCAACACCACCGGCCATCAAACCCATCTCGTCCAAAAACCTCGATGGCATGTTATAGCCGATCTGACCAAATTGCGTCCGAGAACTAGCACAACTAACGAACAATTCTTCCCTCGCCCGAGTCACACCAACGTAGCACAATCGGCGCTCCTCCTCAATATCGTCAGCATTACCACTATCAAACACTCTCGCATGCGGCAAAATTCCCTCTTCCAGTCCCGCCAGAAAAACCACCGGGAACTCCAAACCTTTAGCCGCATGAAGCGTCATGAGCGTTACTTGTTGATCGGCAGTTGTATCCGTCGAAGACATCAAAGCCATCTCTTCCAAAAACGTCGCCACGTCAACATAAGCCTTCGCCTCCGACAAAAGCACGCCGATATTTTCTATTCGTTCCTCAGCTTGCGGCGTTCCGTCGTTTATAAAATCTTCATAGCCAGTACTTTTCATAATTTTTTCAATCAGTTCGGCCGGAGATCCGTCAATTTCCTGCTGCAAATTGTGCAATTTTTGACCAAACTCTAGCAGCGGACGTTTTGCACGCGCCGTCAAAGTATCCGCCTCCTCAACCGCCAGCAACCCGCTAATTATGTCTTTCCCTGACGCATCATTCCAGTCCAAAAACTTAGAGATACTCACCGCGCCAACGCCACGTTTTGGCGTATTCACAATTCGCAAAAAACTAACTCGATCACTCGGCTGATATAACAATCGAAGATATGCCAATAGATCCTTAACGACCGCTCGATCCAAAAATCGCAGACCGCCGACGATTTTATACGGAATATAGCTCTGACGCAAGGCTCGCTCAATTGCGTAACTTTGCGCATTCGTTCGGTACAACACCGCCACGTCACCATATTGACGACCGTTCGCAATTTGCGCCTGAATCTCATTCGCAATCGCCAAAGCCTCTTCAGACTCATTGTATAATTGCCATAATTTTGGCTCAACACCGTCGCCATTCGCTGTCCATAAATTTTTATCAGTTCTATGAATATTATGACTAATCAGCGCATTTGCCATATTCAAAATCGCACTAGTCGAACGATAATTCTGCTCCAACTTAACCACCGTCGTACCTGGAAAATCACGCTCAAAATTGAGAATGTTAGTATAATCAGCCCCGCGAAAACTATAAATCGACTGAGCATCATCACCAACCACGCATAAATTGCGACGCGAATTGACCAGCAACTTAATTAACGCATATTGCACCGCATTCGTATCCTGATACTCGTCAATCAGAATATGTTCGAATTGCTGCTGCCATTTATGGCGAATATCCGGCTTGTTTCGTAACAATTCAACAGTTTTTATCAATAAATCGTCAAAATCCAACGCCGAAGCATCTTTCAAAGCTTTTTCATAAGCAAAAAACAGCTCGGCTATTTTCTGCTCTCTTGGGCCACGGGTCGAAGCAGAAAAATCCTCAGCATTTCGCATTTCATTTTTAGCGTTTGAAATAGCCGAAAGTACAGCTCGAGGTTTAATATCTTTATCCGTCAAGCCGCGAGACTTCATAATTTGCTTCATCAAGCTTATTTGATCGTCGGTATCGTAAATCAAGAATCGCTTGTTCAGGCCAATATTTTCACCATCCATCCGCAACATTCGCACGCAAATACTGTGAAAAGTTCCCATCCACGGCATAAATTGCCGATTTTCAGAATCTTCACCTAATATCTGCGCTAACCTCTGACGCATTTCCTTCGCGGCTTTATTAGTAAATGTAACCGCCAATATTCGACTAGGAAATATTTTCAACTCGCCAATCAAATAAGCGATTCTATGAGTCAGAGTTTTGGTCTTTCCAGATCCGGCTCCAGCCAAAATCAACAACGGCCCATCAACGTGCGTCACCGCTCGAGCCTGCTCGCTATTTAATCCGTCAGTAAAATTAGACATATATCTATTTTATCAGCAAAAAGTACGAAACAGCGCCGCCAGCCATGCCAATTGCTAAAAATAGAACAATAAGCAACGCTATTAATAATCCGGACTTTTTCTTTTCTTTGTCGACTGAAGGTTTGACTTCTGTGGATACAGCAGCAAACATCGGTGCTGGCTCAGAATCCATAGTTTCTTTTTCGGACAATTCGGAAGACTCAATCAAAGAGCTGTCAATGTCAGTGGACATTTTATCGTCTGAATCTTCAGGAACGCCAGCCTCCTCAATTGCTATAATTTCTGGACTCAAATCCATTGGCGAGTCGGGTGCATCACCCAAAGAATTTTCGCTCATGCTGTAATTAGATAAATTGGTATTGTATTGATGTTCCAATTTTACACCCTCAGAATCAGCAGACATAGACGCATCTTCATCACTATTTATCTCAGAACTAGTCATAGTTTGGTTAACAGAACCAAGCGGCCGCTTCTCCACTTCAACATTAGCAATAAACGGAGACTCCAGCGGCGTAGTCATCGGTACAGCAGGAGCTTCGCTATTACTTACAGCTAACGATTGCGCTATCTTATCAGTCAACGACAATTCCCCAGCGGGCGCATCTTCAATCTCCGCAAAAGTAGATTCATTGTGCACATCTTTAAGATCAGGGGTGTCGCTAAGATTATCTGATTGAGCAACTATATCAGACATTTCTTTTCTTACCGCAGAATGCCTATTATTTGCGCTAATCACGTCCACCAAATCAGGCGAAGGCTGAATTGTCGTGCCAGTTCGAGATGGAGCGGGAGTAGCAGGTTTTTGGATAGTGCTGACAGATGAAGGTCTAACAACATCCATGAAACGGCCAGTCGAGCGTCTCGCGATTACTGGCGCAGCTTTGACTTCGCTAGCAGCCACGCCAGGAGTCCTGCTAGCTATTAAATCATTAGCAACTTTCTCGTTCGTAGGGCTATCGACCTCTTTAGGAGTCGCATCGTCGTTAGAAGAGTCTTTTTTTGCTTCAGGCTGAGAGATCGATGATAAAGGAGTAGAAGCAACAGACGAAGGCGTAAATGGAGTTACTGGAGGTGCAAAACTAGTACCAATAGAGTTCTCTGATACAGGTTTTTCCTCTACGGGCGCAGACACAGAAACCTCGCTATTATTTTCATTAGCCACCGCTGGAGCTTCCTTTTCTCGCTGCTTATCCATAAGAGAGCTTACCGCTCTATCCAACTCATCAAAATCAATATCTGTCATATGCCCCCTATTTTTTAACCTTTATGTGCTTTCGAGATTATCTCCTTAAATTGATATGCATCCAAACTGGCTGCACCAACTAATAAACCATCAAGTTCATCAATTGCCAAATAATCTGCGGCGTTTATTGAAGTAATACTTCCACCATAGATAACTCGAACTGATTCCGCCGCTTTTTTACCATACAAATGAGAAATATGTCGTCGAATCATCTGTGTAGCTTTTTTTACATCAGACGCTTTAGCGCTGTCGCCAGTACCGATCGCCCAAACTGGCTCATACGCAATAACCACTTCATCCAGCTCGTCTGCCGTCACATTAGCCAGACCGCTAGTCAATTGATCAACTAGAACATCCTTCGTTTCGCCAAGAGTCTTCTCTTGAATCGTCTCACCAACGCACAAAATCGGATGAATACGATTTCGAATTGCCGCCTGAACTTTCAACCGAATATCTTTTTCGCTTTCAATGAAAATATAGCGACGTTCCGAATGTCCAATTATCACATAATCAGCAATTCCACGAAGATGCGCCGCTGGAATTTCTCCCGTATACGCCCCCGAATCTCGCCAATAGCAATTCTGGGCCGCCAACTTAGCGATTCGACGATTAATTTGTAAACTCAAACTCTGCAGCGTCAAAATAGTAGGCGCCAGCACCACTTCAACATCTCTATGCGACGGCAGCGTGTTCATCAGCTTATGCAAATATAAGCTAGCCTCCTGCATATTGAAGTTCATTTTCCAGTTACCAATGATTAACTTTTTTCTCATGAGATAATCCTTATGCTTAGTTTATCACCTCAAACCGTATGCGTCTAGTAAACTTTCAATTCCAGGCAATTTTTTACCAGCCATCAAGGCCATACTAGCTCCACCACCAGTGGAAACATGGGTAAAATTGGCGCCATCATGCCCGTCCCATTTCAATATAAAATCAGCCGTATCTCCGCCACCAACTATTGAAACGGCTCCTTTATTCTGGGCAATAGCTAGCGCTACTCGCGCTGAACCGATTGCAAAATTATCAATTTCAGCATAGCCCAGCGGACCGTTCCAGATAACCATCTTCGCGCCGGCCAGTATTTTCGTGAATTTCTCAATTGTCTGACTTCCAATATCCAGCGCCATATCTGAGTTCTTTATTTTATCAATATTAACTTCTTGACGAGGAAAATCTTTAGAAATCTCTGGCGCAACCGCCACGTCAATCGGCAATACCAAAAAATCGTCAACATTCTCTGCGCTGACCTTAGCCGCCGCCAAATCATAAATTTCCGCGACAACCTTTTCCATTACTGGCTCAAACACACTCTTGCCGACATTAAATCCACGACAATGTAAAAACGTGTTTGACATAGCGCCGCCAATTAAAATCCGATCCGCCTTTTCAATCAGACGCTTAATCAGTAATATTTTATCACTAACTTTCGCACCACCAATAACCGCAACCAACGGACGTTTTGGCTTATTCATCGCCTCGGTGATAGTTACATATTCTTTTTCTAATAGTAATCCCGCTAGTCCTGGAACACACAACGTAATCGCATGAGTGCTGGCGTGCGCCCTGTGCGCCACAGCAAATCCGTCTTGCACAAAATAATCTGCTCGGACAGCGCGTTGAATTGACTTGGCAAATGTTAAATCGTCAGCCTCCTCCTCGTCATAAAAGCGTAAATTCTCCAACATAAGAATACTGCCTCGTGGCGCGCGGCGAACGGCTTGATGAACAGCTTCGCCCACGCAATCATCCAGCAATTCTACCGGACGGCTCAGCAACTTGGATAGGTGATCTGCAACAACTTTCAGACTAAACTTAAGATCCTTACCTTTTGGTCTCCCCAGATGAGACATGATAACAATCTTGCAATTCTGCTCCAGCAAATATCGGAGTGTGGGCAGCGAAGCACGAATTCTTAGATCATCAGAAATCTGACCGCGCTTTGTTAGCGGCACATTATAATCTGCTCGCAGAAGAATAGTTTTTCCACGTAGATCAACATCGCGAATTGTTTGCTTCGGAAATTTTCTGCCCACCCAAATTCTCCTTATGACAACGTCTTGACTTGGATATTGTCAGTTTTGCCTGGCTCTGGATTGTGGCCACTAACAAGCACAACCGTAACTGGGTCTGCGCCGAAATAGCCTTCTTGTTTCAACTCGTCAGCTAGCTTAGTTGCTGCATTTGGGTCGTTTGGTCGAACGTATGGACGAGAAGCGTACCTTAGCGCCAACTTTTGCGCAGTCTTCACTTCTTCGGTCACGCAAACAATTGGTAGGTTCGGACGATATGCGGCAACGTTAATTGCAGTAGCGCCAGTGTGCGTTTCCGCAATAATAGCTCGAGCCTTAATTCTCCTTGCCAATTGAGCTGCCGTGTAGCTTAAAATCGCGTCAGTTTTTTCACGCATTTCAGCCTTTTCTACCAACATTACTTCACTGTGTTCTTGAGTGTAAATAATAGTCTTGCGCATCGCACGAACGGTTTCAACAGGATATTTACCATTGGCAGTTTCATCAGACAGCATAACTACGTCAGCGCCTTGGATTACAGCATTGGCAACGTCGCTTACTTCAGCGCGACTTGGCTCTGGATTATCAACCATACTACCCATCATTTGTGTTGCAACGATTACTAACTTGCAATATTTACGACACAAGGCAATAATTCGACGCTGTACAACTGGGACAATTTCTGCACCAGCTTCCACCGCCAAGTCGCCGCGAGCGACCATAATACCGTCACTAGCCTTAACGATTTCCTCCAAATTCTCTGGATCAACGGCAGACTTAGTCTCAATCTTGGCAATAATATTGGCTGTCGAACCCAGGTCTGTCAATCGACGACGCAAATCAATAATATCATCAGCTTTTTGGATAAAACTCAATGCAACGTAATCAAAATCTTGGTTCGCGCCCCATTCCAAATCGTTAATATCTTTCTGAGTAAGAATGTCGCCACCAAAATCTGTGTCTGGCAAATTCAAACCCTTGCGACTCATCAAAAAACCGTCATTCTGAACTTCTACGCGAATTGCAGTTGAGCTAACAATTTCTCGCACAACCGTCCTGATCTTGCCGTCAAACATGTAAAGTGGCTCGCCGACTTTCATCTTCTCCGCCAAATTGTACTGCACTGGCAAATTGAAGCTGCCGTCATGCTCATTAATTTCTGAGTCCAAGACCAGCATATCGCCGACCTTAACATTCAGCATATTATCTTTCAAAACGCCCAGGCGAATCTTCGGACCTTGCAAATCTTGTAGAATTGCGACAGGCTTGCCCAGCTGTTTACTAGCTGTGCGCACCCAATCGATCTGCTCAATTCGCTCCTCATTAGCGCCGTGGCTAAAGTTCATACGGATGCCATTAACACCGGCCTCCAACAATTGGTAAACCTTTTCTTGGCTGAACGTTGCTGGCCCAATTGTTGCTAATATTTTTGTTCGTTTAAATATATTATCACTCATTTTTAAAATTATATCACGAAATAACAGTGATGAAAAATGGTACCAGAACACCTTATAATACTTATTTAATGTCAAGATTTGCGTTAATCAAAACTAGCCTACCCATCTCCTTAATGTTAGAATATAAAATATTATGCCAGAAATAGATAAATACATTATCTCAAAAATTCTATTCTTCATTTTCGGATCAACTACTGTAATTATTTTCTTTTTATTCTATACTGGAGTATTTATAAATATCGTTGGATCCATAGAAGCTGCAATTACGATATATTGCATAAACACCGCTCTGCTGATACCCATAACAATCTGGTATGCAATCGAGCGCTCACATAAACCGAAATATAAGGAGAGCGATATACTTGAAGCCTATTCTGAAATGATGTCTCGGACTGACGATGAATCCGCTGCCAAAGAAACTACGAAGCGACAATAAAAAAAGCTCGCCACAATAAGCGAGCTATTCCAAATATTCTTTATGGTACGATTTTATGCCCACACTAGAACCTATTTTAGTACAAAGTCGCAAATCTAATCCAATCTATTTGACGTGCCACGCTGTCTTTGACAGCTAACAATATAAAAGCCAGCTTTTGATTATTTTGAATCTTCTCGACACTTCTTTTAGTGGATGAATTCGGCTTTCACATTTCCCTTTTTCAGCTTCCCCTGATTCGACCGTAAAAAGCGGCACGTCATAAAAGCGACAAAGTTGCTACCTACGGTTTTTAAGCGGTTTTTGTCGCCGCTTAAAAACCGCCTTAATTACCCCCCCAAGAAAACAGAAACAACTGGACAAAAAAGAATTAGATTAAACAGATTAGATAAGTGGCATTTTGGTAGAAATAACTTGATTAAAATTACGCCTCATGTGGTATAATGTAGTTATTATGGGAAGTAAAACCACACCAGACGACAAGCGTTCTCATTTAGAGTTTATACAAGGCGTAATAAATCGTCTGTCAT from Candidatus Nanosynbacter sp. HMT-352 harbors:
- the pyk gene encoding pyruvate kinase; amino-acid sequence: MSDNIFKRTKILATIGPATFSQEKVYQLLEAGVNGIRMNFSHGANEERIEQIDWVRTASKQLGKPVAILQDLQGPKIRLGVLKDNMLNVKVGDMLVLDSEINEHDGSFNLPVQYNLAEKMKVGEPLYMFDGKIRTVVREIVSSTAIRVEVQNDGFLMSRKGLNLPDTDFGGDILTQKDINDLEWGANQDFDYVALSFIQKADDIIDLRRRLTDLGSTANIIAKIETKSAVDPENLEEIVKASDGIMVARGDLAVEAGAEIVPVVQRRIIALCRKYCKLVIVATQMMGSMVDNPEPSRAEVSDVANAVIQGADVVMLSDETANGKYPVETVRAMRKTIIYTQEHSEVMLVEKAEMREKTDAILSYTAAQLARRIKARAIIAETHTGATAINVAAYRPNLPIVCVTEEVKTAQKLALRYASRPYVRPNDPNAATKLADELKQEGYFGADPVTVVLVSGHNPEPGKTDNIQVKTLS
- a CDS encoding ATP-dependent helicase → MSNFTDGLNSEQARAVTHVDGPLLILAGAGSGKTKTLTHRIAYLIGELKIFPSRILAVTFTNKAAKEMRQRLAQILGEDSENRQFMPWMGTFHSICVRMLRMDGENIGLNKRFLIYDTDDQISLMKQIMKSRGLTDKDIKPRAVLSAISNAKNEMRNAEDFSASTRGPREQKIAELFFAYEKALKDASALDFDDLLIKTVELLRNKPDIRHKWQQQFEHILIDEYQDTNAVQYALIKLLVNSRRNLCVVGDDAQSIYSFRGADYTNILNFERDFPGTTVVKLEQNYRSTSAILNMANALISHNIHRTDKNLWTANGDGVEPKLWQLYNESEEALAIANEIQAQIANGRQYGDVAVLYRTNAQSYAIERALRQSYIPYKIVGGLRFLDRAVVKDLLAYLRLLYQPSDRVSFLRIVNTPKRGVGAVSISKFLDWNDASGKDIISGLLAVEEADTLTARAKRPLLEFGQKLHNLQQEIDGSPAELIEKIMKSTGYEDFINDGTPQAEERIENIGVLLSEAKAYVDVATFLEEMALMSSTDTTADQQVTLMTLHAAKGLEFPVVFLAGLEEGILPHARVFDSGNADDIEEERRLCYVGVTRAREELFVSCASSRTQFGQIGYNMPSRFLDEMGLMAGGVDRPAQPIIEPDFYSEDIGLEVGDRVCSPSFGSGEIIDSEGLSVTVQFDNGNIKKLNVEFARLEKI
- the tpiA gene encoding triose-phosphate isomerase — translated: MRKKLIIGNWKMNFNMQEASLYLHKLMNTLPSHRDVEVVLAPTILTLQSLSLQINRRIAKLAAQNCYWRDSGAYTGEIPAAHLRGIADYVIIGHSERRYIFIESEKDIRLKVQAAIRNRIHPILCVGETIQEKTLGETKDVLVDQLTSGLANVTADELDEVVIAYEPVWAIGTGDSAKASDVKKATQMIRRHISHLYGKKAAESVRVIYGGSITSINAADYLAIDELDGLLVGAASLDAYQFKEIISKAHKG
- a CDS encoding phosphoglycerate kinase, whose product is MGRKFPKQTIRDVDLRGKTILLRADYNVPLTKRGQISDDLRIRASLPTLRYLLEQNCKIVIMSHLGRPKGKDLKFSLKVVADHLSKLLSRPVELLDDCVGEAVHQAVRRAPRGSILMLENLRFYDEEEADDLTFAKSIQRAVRADYFVQDGFAVAHRAHASTHAITLCVPGLAGLLLEKEYVTITEAMNKPKRPLVAVIGGAKVSDKILLIKRLIEKADRILIGGAMSNTFLHCRGFNVGKSVFEPVMEKVVAEIYDLAAAKVSAENVDDFLVLPIDVAVAPEISKDFPRQEVNIDKIKNSDMALDIGSQTIEKFTKILAGAKMVIWNGPLGYAEIDNFAIGSARVALAIAQNKGAVSIVGGGDTADFILKWDGHDGANFTHVSTGGGASMALMAGKKLPGIESLLDAYGLR